In Aestuariibaculum lutulentum, one DNA window encodes the following:
- a CDS encoding bifunctional metallophosphatase/5'-nucleotidase, protein MKRRDFIQKTSATTALITLGGIGLQSFANKTNTKQITILHTNDVHSHIDPFGPNDGTYPNMGGVARRASLVESIRKENPNTLLLDAGDIFQGTPYFNYYGGELEFKLMSMLKYDAATLGNHDFDAGIDGLYAQLPHAKFDFICSNYDFSNTIMDTHTKPYKIYNVDGIKIGIFGLGIKLKGIVDSKNYKETKYLDPIETAKDMSRILKTEKQCDLVICLSHLGYYYKENPDRLCDLILAKSTKDIDLIIGGHTHTFLQKPTVVKNSEDKNMLVNQVGYWGINLGRIDFYFDTDKNKSANGTSIIV, encoded by the coding sequence ATGAAACGTAGAGATTTTATTCAAAAAACTTCAGCAACTACAGCTTTAATAACTTTAGGCGGTATCGGGCTTCAATCGTTCGCAAACAAAACGAATACTAAACAAATTACCATACTCCACACCAACGATGTGCATAGTCATATCGATCCGTTTGGTCCTAACGACGGAACCTATCCTAATATGGGAGGCGTTGCCAGAAGAGCCAGTTTAGTAGAATCCATTAGAAAAGAAAACCCCAATACACTTCTTTTAGACGCCGGTGACATTTTTCAGGGCACACCATATTTTAATTATTATGGTGGTGAATTAGAATTTAAACTTATGAGCATGCTAAAATATGACGCTGCCACACTTGGAAATCATGACTTTGATGCCGGTATTGATGGTTTGTATGCGCAATTACCACATGCTAAATTCGATTTTATCTGTTCCAACTACGATTTTTCGAACACCATTATGGATACCCATACTAAACCTTATAAAATTTATAATGTTGATGGTATTAAAATTGGAATTTTTGGATTAGGAATTAAACTGAAAGGTATTGTAGACTCCAAAAATTACAAAGAAACAAAATATTTAGACCCCATTGAAACCGCAAAAGACATGTCTCGTATTTTAAAAACAGAAAAACAATGCGATTTAGTTATCTGCTTGTCTCATTTGGGATATTATTACAAGGAAAACCCAGATAGATTGTGTGATTTAATATTAGCGAAATCAACCAAAGATATCGATTTAATCATTGGAGGTCACACCCATACCTTTTTACAAAAACCTACAGTTGTTAAAAATAGTGAAGACAAAAATATGCTTGTAAATCAAGTGGGATATTGGGGTATTAACCTGGGACGAATTGATTTTTATTTCGATACAGACAAGAACAAATCTGCCAACGGAACATCGATTATAGTTTAA